A part of Bacillus thuringiensis genomic DNA contains:
- a CDS encoding methionine ABC transporter permease, whose product MGNKSFLDEWGKVIWEATIQTFQMTSISLFISILIALPLGVTLVLTRPGGQHENKIIYPILNTVINIIRSLPFIILLFFILPFTKFLMGTSIGVQGVIVPLVVFTAPYIARLMETALLEVDRGVIEAYQAMGVSTIKIIWHVMVKEARPSLVLGLTIATIGLIGATAMAGLVGAGGLGDLAYRFGHLRYEPEVMYATVFILIILVQGLQSLGNGVARRLKKD is encoded by the coding sequence ATGGGAAACAAGTCCTTTTTGGATGAATGGGGTAAAGTCATATGGGAAGCAACAATCCAAACATTTCAAATGACATCTATTTCACTATTCATCTCTATCCTTATTGCACTGCCACTTGGTGTCACACTTGTTTTAACGAGACCTGGTGGACAGCACGAAAATAAAATCATTTATCCTATTCTTAATACCGTTATTAATATCATTCGCTCTCTTCCATTTATCATTCTACTATTCTTCATTTTACCTTTCACAAAGTTTCTAATGGGAACATCCATTGGTGTACAAGGTGTTATCGTACCACTTGTCGTATTCACGGCTCCTTATATTGCACGATTAATGGAGACAGCTTTATTAGAAGTGGATCGTGGTGTTATTGAAGCGTACCAAGCAATGGGCGTTTCTACTATAAAAATCATTTGGCACGTTATGGTGAAAGAAGCTCGTCCCTCCCTTGTACTTGGCTTAACAATTGCAACGATTGGTTTAATCGGTGCAACAGCAATGGCTGGACTTGTAGGTGCTGGCGGTTTGGGTGATTTAGCGTATCGATTCGGACATTTACGCTACGAACCTGAAGTAATGTATGCAACAGTCTTTATTTTAATTATCCTCGTTCAAGGGTTGCAGTCTTTAGGAAATGGTGTTGCACGAAGATTGAAGAAAGATTAA